ATTCCCCGATCGGTGTGGCAAAGGATCTTGTCCTCCGGGTTGTGGCCGAGGTAGTTCCATAAACCGCTTCCGGTATCAGGCCATAGAAAGACAGCGCCATTTCAAAGGATACATAGGACGGGGGATAAATCCGGTTGGCTATCTCGAAAAGCACGTTTTCATTGAGTATCCCGTCGGAGAACCGATAGTATCCTTTGATAATTTTCGAAAGATACCCCTTCTCCTGCCATTCGTTCAGTCTTCGCCGATGGAAGCCGGGTTCAACGCTCCTGATGTCGTTAAGCGAAAAGACCGTAAAATCCTTGAATAATTCTTTGAAGCGCAGAAATTGCATTTTATTTACCAAAAATGCTAAAAATAACACTAATAGTAAATAAAATATATATAATTCCAGGAAATGTCAAGAACGATTTCCAGCCGAATTGGGCTCGGTTGATCCAAAAGATTGCAGCCTGTCCCGGACCTGATCCGGGAAGTTAGCCCCTCTTACCTGCCCCAAATGCCCGGGGCTGATGCGGATCAGCAGCATTCTTTTCAGATGACCGCCTTTGTATCCCAGCCTTCCGCCCTATTTTTCTCCTTGATCCTGTCTTTTCTTTATCTTATACTCTTCCCATGAAAAGGAAATTCTTATCAAATCAAATGCCGAACGAATTCAACCCTATCAAAAGTATTTTGAAAGAAGTTTCGCCAGATTATAGCTCTACCGGTCATGGAGCCGAGACGGGCGACATGGACCTGTCCCTGCTGGAGGAGAGTCTTCTCCTGACCCCCTGGGAAAGGATGCTGGCCAACGACGACGCTTTGAATTTTGCCGAATTCCTGCGGGCGGCCATGGAAAGAAGGCATGCAGAACCTTAGCGAACTGATGCGCCGCTTAATAACCTCCGAAGTCGAATTCGTTCTCGTGGGCGGATTCGCGGCTGTGGCCCATGGCGTTACGCTGGTCACACGGGACGTTGATATTTGCTGCCGGTTCACTGAAACCAATTTGATGCGGATACAGAAAGCCTTCGCCGATCTGCATCCCGTTCATCGACCAAGGACCGATCTGCCCCTGAATTTGACCCCTGAACAGTGCGCCCGCCTGAAAAATCTCTATCTAAAAACCGATCTGGGTTTTGTGGATTGCCTGAGCGAAATTCTGGGGGTGGGTGATTTTGATGAGGTCTTCCGGCAGGCAATCGAAGTCGAACTTCCCTCAGGGAAATGTCGCGTCCTGGACATTGCGGTGTTGATCAGCGCCAAGGAAGCGATGAACCGCGATCACGATAAAATTGCGGTTAGACAGTTAAAGGAAATCAAAAAACGCCAAACCAAAAACTGATATTAAACAAGACTCGACACGCCCTGTTTTTTTGACTTGACCTTTCATTGACTTATTTTATACTCTCTCTCCATCCAAAAAATTTCTTATCTAACCAAAGGAGGTTTTTATTTTGAAAAATGCAAACGATATAGTGATTGTCTCCGCGGCCCGCACCCCTATAGGAAAATTCGGTGAGGCCTTCCGGTCTGTCAGGGCCCACCAATTAGCCGCTACCGTCATCAGCGAGGTCCTTAAACGGGCCAATGTCTCGGGTGATCAATTGGACGATGTCATTCTTGGCGATTGCTGTCAGTGTCCGGACGAGGCCAACACGGCCCGCACCGCGGCCCTGAAGGCCGGCATACCGGTCGAAGTGCCAGCGGTGACCATCCAGCGTCAATGTTCTTCGGCCATGCAGGCCCTGGCCTTCGGGGCCCAGCAGATCAAGGCCGGCGACTCCCAAATGGTTTTGGCCGGCGGGGTGGAATCCATGAGCTCGGCCCCTTATGTCCTGATGACCGCCCGCTGGGGGGCCCGCCTGACCCACGGACAGATGACCGATGCCATGTGGGAGTTGCTTTATTCCGGGAGCAACCTCCTGGAAAAAAAGGGCTACATCATGGGCCAGACCGCGGAGAACCTGGCGGAAAAATATGCCATTTCCAGGGAAGAGCAGGATGTGGTGGCCCTGCGCAGTCATAACAATGCCGAGGCGGCTATCAAAGCAGGAAAATTCAAAGAAGAAATCGTTCCGGTGGCCATCCCCCAAAAAAAGGGGGAGCCCCGCCTGGTGGATACGGACGAACATGTCCGTTTTGGCTTGACCATGAATGACCTTTCCCGTTTGGCCCCGGCCTTTAATAAAGACGGGACCGTTACGGCCGGCAACTCTTCGGGACTCAATGACGGGGCCGCCGCGGTGATCATCACCTCCCGGGTCCGGGCTCAGGAATTGGGACTCAGGCCCCTGGCCAAAATCGTGGCCCAGGCCGTGGCCGGAGTAGATCCCAAGTATATGGGCTATGGACCGGTTCCCGCCACGGAAAAATGCCTGAAAAGGGCCGGAATGGGTTTGAAGGATATCCAGCTTATCGAAGTCAACGAGGCCTTTGCCTCCCAGTACCTGGCCTGTGAGAAAGGCCTGGGTTTAAACCGGGAGATCACCAATGTCAATGGAAGCGGCATCGGTCTGGGTCATCCGGTAGGGGCCACCGGGGTCCGCATCATCATCAGCCTGATGTACGAAATGATCCGCCGCAACCTGTCCGTCGGTCTGGCCACCCTGTGTGTTGGCGGAGGCATGGGCATGACAACGATTATTGAAAGGGACTGATGACGGTCCGTCCGGAGCAGAAAACAAGAAGGGCGGGTTTATAACCCGCCCTTCCCTTTATAAGTTCTCAAAGGGACTTTGTTTTCCCATTTTCTTGAAAAACTCTATATTCCCGATAAAGACATTCGGGAATGATGAAAAAAGTGTCGCTGGTGTGTTATTTAAAAAAGATTAATTAACCAATAGATTGGGGGATTCTTTATTTTCTTTAAATTCTTTAAATTCATCCACATCCGGGTTATCAATAATAAACAGGCGCTTGGCCATGACAAAATTTCTGTTATAATAATCAGAGCCCTTCAGGTTGGAAATAACAACCCCTTTCCTGCTCGCTGAATGAATCATCTTGCCATCGCCGATATACATCCCGGTATGCCCGATCTGAGCCCCGCGATTGCGTTTGAAAAACAATAGATCCCCGATTCTCAATCGGCTTAAATCCCATTCGGTGGTCACCAGGGACCCCAGTTTGGCCTGTTCCCGGCTGGAGTGCGGCAGGGAGAGGGTCAGAGACTGATAAATCTTTTTCATAAAGCCCGAACAGTCAATCCCCTGGTTGCCCTGCCCATTTCCACCAAGACGATAAGATTTCCCCAACAATTGTTTGGAAATCTCGACCAGTAGATTGGGAAAGTTGGTCAAGAGGTTCTTTTTCTTATCCCGCTGATCCCCTTCTTCCAACTCTTCCTCAAAGACCGGTTTTTTAATCAGGCTTAAAGACTCCGCGCCGTTATCCAGATTTTTCAAGGAACTATTCATGGGTTCCAGAAGGAATTTCCCATCATCCAAAGGGGTAATCTTTATCAGGGGCGGGGTGTCCTTTGGTACAACCGGGTTTTCATGGGCCACCTGTTTGGAGCCTTTATGGAGTACCTTTTGTTTGGAACGCTTTTTGGGGGCCTTTAAGGATTTCTTGGAATTTTTTTGGCCCCGGATTTTGGAAGAAGGAGTTTTTTTCAGGGCAACTTTTTTTGAAACAATCGGTTTATGGTTCTTTGCAGATTCACCAAACACATGCCATGGAAACAACAACAGCAGTGCTATGGTAATAAAGAGAACGCCTCTTTTTATTATCATAGGCCCGTTTCCTTATTTGAATGTTTGCGTGTTTTTATAAAAGGAGCCTATCTAATACCTAAAAATGAATTTTTTGTCAACCTTTTTTAACCAGAATTTTTAATAGAAAAAGGAAGTTGTAACCTATACCATATCTTGTAGAATTCTTGGTCTATAAAACAAGATAAAGGACTCTTGCTGTTATTGAAAGGCCTCCTGGGCCCACTTAACCCTGGATTCGGGGTTAAGAAAAATCTCGGGAGCGGCCCGATCGGTTTGATCCAGGCGATGGCCGAGCCCTTTCTGATTGGCCATCTGAATGGACAGACCCGGGCGGGCATTTAACTCAAGAAGGACCGGCCCTCTTTCCCGGTCTAATATAAAATCGGCCCCGAGAAACTGGAGTCCGGTCATATCTTTGGACAGGGCGGCCAGGTAAAGTATTTTTTCCCAGTGTGGTATCCGGATGCCGGCGACGGGATTTCCGGTGTCCGGGTGGTGGCTGATAATTCTGGATTTATGAACGGCCGACAGGGTGAGGCCCTGGCCGAGATCGATCCCTGCCCCGATGGCGCCCCGATGGAGATTGGCCTTTCCATCCGAAGCTCTCGTCGGAAGCCTGACCATCGCCATGACCGGAACACCCCGGTAGACCAGGACC
This Deltaproteobacteria bacterium DNA region includes the following protein-coding sequences:
- a CDS encoding acetyl-CoA C-acetyltransferase, translating into MKNANDIVIVSAARTPIGKFGEAFRSVRAHQLAATVISEVLKRANVSGDQLDDVILGDCCQCPDEANTARTAALKAGIPVEVPAVTIQRQCSSAMQALAFGAQQIKAGDSQMVLAGGVESMSSAPYVLMTARWGARLTHGQMTDAMWELLYSGSNLLEKKGYIMGQTAENLAEKYAISREEQDVVALRSHNNAEAAIKAGKFKEEIVPVAIPQKKGEPRLVDTDEHVRFGLTMNDLSRLAPAFNKDGTVTAGNSSGLNDGAAAVIITSRVRAQELGLRPLAKIVAQAVAGVDPKYMGYGPVPATEKCLKRAGMGLKDIQLIEVNEAFASQYLACEKGLGLNREITNVNGSGIGLGHPVGATGVRIIISLMYEMIRRNLSVGLATLCVGGGMGMTTIIERD
- a CDS encoding C40 family peptidase, which produces MIIKRGVLFITIALLLLFPWHVFGESAKNHKPIVSKKVALKKTPSSKIRGQKNSKKSLKAPKKRSKQKVLHKGSKQVAHENPVVPKDTPPLIKITPLDDGKFLLEPMNSSLKNLDNGAESLSLIKKPVFEEELEEGDQRDKKKNLLTNFPNLLVEISKQLLGKSYRLGGNGQGNQGIDCSGFMKKIYQSLTLSLPHSSREQAKLGSLVTTEWDLSRLRIGDLLFFKRNRGAQIGHTGMYIGDGKMIHSASRKGVVISNLKGSDYYNRNFVMAKRLFIIDNPDVDEFKEFKENKESPNLLVN
- a CDS encoding nucleotidyltransferase, giving the protein MQNLSELMRRLITSEVEFVLVGGFAAVAHGVTLVTRDVDICCRFTETNLMRIQKAFADLHPVHRPRTDLPLNLTPEQCARLKNLYLKTDLGFVDCLSEILGVGDFDEVFRQAIEVELPSGKCRVLDIAVLISAKEAMNRDHDKIAVRQLKEIKKRQTKN